The nucleotide window TCCTGAACTTTCTCCGTGCTTCTGGACTACTCGCTTCTGGGCTTGAAATATAGGGTGCATTGTAAACTCTCACCTGTGGGGGGCAGCATTACGCTTTATTAGTGCACAGACTGCCGGAACTTGAttagaaaaagaagaagcatCGCGGCCATCTTTGAAAGTTGGGAGGTGTACATCACTACCGCTGGTCCTCAAGCCTTCTCTTCAAAGTTAGTTTAATTAAGATAACGTCACATAAACTGCTTTGCCCGAGCATGGCTAGCCGAAATATGCAACAAGCGAACATGCAGAGCTCTAACTCTCCACAACCGGCCAAACGCGGGACCGACTCCCCGGCCCCGGAGCAGTCACCGGCGAACAAAGACAGCCCAGCGccgccgcagcagcagcagtcaccGGCGGCCGAACAAACGGAGGGAGCCGGGGAAAGTAACGAAGAAGCCCGGGCTGAAATGACTCTGGATATCACCAATTTTCGGAAGCCCGGCGAGAAGACGTTCACCCAGCGCTCACGTCTTTTTGTCGGTAATCTCCCGCTGGATATCCCGGAGGACGagttcaaaaacatgtttgctaAATATGGGAACATTAGCGAGGTGTTCATCAACAGAGACCGGGGGTTCGGTTTCATCCGCCTGGTAAGTGCTGCTTATTGGGTTTGAAGTGTGCTGTTGTACCACAGTGTGTGCTGGTTTTAATTGTATTAAACTATTTCTGTATGTGGACCGAAATGTCTTAACTAAGAGGAGCTAGCTGctatgttagcattagcacaagGTGCATATTGACTTGACTGTATCTATcatttaacaataaaatattagCAGTTACTTCGTGTGACCAGTTGTATGTTTCTAAATTAGAAAGGttcaacatatttattttacattttatagagTATATTATCAAGGTTATGACCTATATTTCCActttaatgtgttaaaatgataGTAGGTTACATGAAATTCTTGTTTACCCTCTCTTCTGTGACATTACAATGCAGTATACTTGTTTCTACACAGAGCTATGTTAATAGAGCAAATAATACAGAAACATATTGTTTGAACTTAGGTGTGACACTCTTATTGATCATAGGAAATATAGAGCTGCAAGTTTTATACTCAGGTGCAAATTCTGGACTGTAAATAGCTTTAAGTGAAGATAACAATTCATTTATTCTACAGTCTTTGTGAATCCCAGAATGTGCCTTACTGCATATTCGTCATCCTTTTCCTGTTTATTCTATGTCTTCCAGGAAACCCGGACGCTGGCAGAGATTGCTAAAGCTGAACTGGATGGGACTATTTTGAATAATCGACCAATGAGGGTCCGCTTTGCGACACATGGTGCTGCGCTCACAGTGCGCAACCTGTTGCCTGCTGTCACAAATGAGCTGCTGGAACAGGTACGCTGGACAAGAGCTTCAAAGATATAGTATGCAGGattctcttaaaaaaaacagaacagtgtATAGATGTATACAAAAATAATCCCTCTTAATCATCCCTTATGACCCACCAGAAGTGTGTAGCAGTGTATCTTTCAGCAGAGACTCATTTaccactcctggttccctcgtttCAAAGTCGATACCCCCTatacccccacagcgctcaggttaGGTTGCGGCTTCATAAGAAGGtagtagggttgggtcggtatgaggaaaaaaaaagggtccggtttttgtgaaaaaccgcatcaagtcggtaataccagatttttgccacttgggggcgcaattgactcatttaaaataaaaaacgaccataggacaagtaacacgttgtttcttttattccttacaaataaatttgcaggtTTAGCTTACTCAGTTAGTGCAAACAAGGGCtacctccttcgtctggctcaaagccaaagtgttgccataatggcgcattctttgatttcttcgagactaaattgtccgccattatcgactccccgtcactgttaaacaaactccaggctacagtagaggcctcggcgcatgcgcactcgcactcgcaccccctagctcagAGCTTtgtgcgcacagggcttgcggatgtCCGCTTTTAGTCCGGATGGACTTCCGTGGAGTCCACTCAGTGTACATTCCGCCCGACTATGTTTGGGCCTGATGTATGCGGTCCGGTTggtctccaaaaaaaaaacccggtccaagacaGAGTACCGAACcaaattggtattaccgagaaccgacccaaccctagaaggtagtgaccaggtgccagactgtaagcagcagacATATAAGAGACACAGaccaggaaaaaaatgcaaatagagGTTAAAAACGCCAAAAGAGAGTGAATCTGTGATTGGcttttgctttcactttcagtGGCAAGTGTGTTTAAGACAGTAACCAActatcctgcatagtatacctttcaAATCTCAAAAGTTCAACAGGATTGggatgtttgtcatttttaattCAATGATTTCTGTTTTACGAcatttaatctaaaaaaaaaaaaaaaaatcctctacCATCAGGCATTTTCTCAGTTTGGGCCAGTGGAACGGGCTATTGTTGTGACAGATGACCGTGGTCGTTCGACTGGGAGAGGCCTTGTGGAGTTTGCAAACAAAGCATCTGCACGTAAAGCCCTGGAGCGCTGCACAGAGGGAGCACTGCTGCTGACCACGTAAGGAGTCAGGGGTCGAAGTAGTTTGGAGGGCTGAACACACAGAACTTGCAAGGGGCACAAGTGTTTGATTCTGGATTTGTTATTTGCAAAATGAAGGTTCTTTGTGTATCTGCTCATCCTGAATCAATTGAAATCTTAAGTTTGTACAAAAAGAGTCATTTTAGTCTTTTTCTAACACATTACTGACTATTGCTGTCTTGTAACATCACAAGGCGTTTAATTTAGTGTTGTCCTTCCTTCCTTTAGTACACCTTGTCCAGCCATTGTGGAGCCCTCTGAGCACTTTGATGATGAGGATGGACAGCCTGAAAAATTGCTACAGAAGACTCCAAAGTACTATAAGTAAGTAAAGAGGTAATATGTAGTCATCTTAGAGTGCAAAGGCATGTATagatttttgtttatattttatatatatgtgtgtgtgtgtgtgtgtgtatatatatatatatatatatatatatatatatgtatattataaTCTGAGGTGTCGTTTGTAAACCACTGGAGTTGTAGTTTATTTTTGTATTCATCTTCTTTGCCAGAGAAAGAGAGCACAAACCACGTTTCGCTCAGCCGGGGACATTTGAGTTTGAGTACTCATCTCGCTGGAAAGCTCTCCATGAGATGGAGAAACAGCAAAGAGAACAGGTGGACAAGAACATTAAAGAGGCCAAAGAGAAACTGGAGGCTGAGCTGGAGTCGGCTAAACATGAACATCAGCTCATGCTAATGAGACAAGGTAGGGACTGTGGGGCTACTTTTTTGTATTATGAActtaaagccctgtttccaccaaacactttcggtatggtaccgttgtaaccaaaagtaacccttcagacatggtaccttgACCTTGGCGTTTCCACTGTTAACAGTGGGCGGCGTTGTTGCCACTCACTGTGTGTCTGCACCTCGTctatcgtccacagaatgaggctgcacgccgacattttcagggcaaaataaaacaggctgcagtgagagtcccTCTTGATGGAATATTTAGTGACCAATCAATGGAGTGcaatgttcacagctccaccttttagtactagatctgtgtgctaggtaccccaaaagagggtgaccaaaaatgggcaTGGTaaagaacggttccattggtaccatccacaacttttcacagtggaaacagaaaaaagtgtaCTGAACTAAACTGTACCGTGTCTtactgtttggtggaaacggggctttagtgtACTTGGTATCTGTCACATTTGCTCAGATGGGAAGTCTGAATAATACTAATTCATTGAGGTTTTTCAGTGGCTGCACCTTAGCTGCCTGTGGTGTTAAGACTGATAACAACTGTAGGTTAACATAGGATTTTACAGATTGACTGTCATAATGTTGCTGAAAGTCGTTATGGATGTTTTGTACATTATCAGAGAGTGTTGTGCCTAGGGCTGTAACAGTATGGATTTTTTGTTAccgcattaaaaaaaaaaagcaccatgAACACCACACCAGATACATTAAGAAAAACACACCATCAGTCTTGCAGTCTCCACATGGCCCACACTGTCCAAcatttaattgcattttttaaGTGATTAATGTCAGCTATAGTCAGACACTCTATATCTTCTGATGATGGATTGACTACAGTTGATAGTGTTTTAGGGAGAATGGATTATATGACCTGAACTGAttttaataaatgtgaaaatttgGTGTGAGTTAAAAGCAATACAGTCATAATGGATGTTGCCTTTTATCCACAAAAATGTGATTGTTTGCATGTACGTATATCCATTCCTCTGCCAGTCTCTTACTTATATGGTCTTCTGTCAGATCTAATGAGACGtcaggaggagctgaggaggcTGGAAGAACTCCGCAACCAGGAGCTGCAAAGACGAAAGCAAATAGAGATGAGGTGTGTGTCCATTTTTGAGCAATGCCTCAGGGCATAGTGAGAAAGCTGTTgagatttgtatttttatttttgcctcATTTCCCTCTTTACTCTCCCCGGATGTAGgcatgaagaggagaggaggaggagagaggaggagatgatgaGACACAGGGAACAGGAGGACCTGAGACGCCACCCAGATGGCTTCAAACCAAACTACCTGGACAATGTGAGTAAAACTGGAATGCATATACAGGGTGTCCgcggggtcttaaaaagtattaaaagttgataaatcaaatgttGGAAACTtaaggcccttaaaaagtattaaaaagtcttaatcgcGAGTTTATGAAGTATTACATTTTCTTGGCATtcaagctttgacaaaaagtatccatgaatgtataatttattttcctcctcgtgATTATTACAAACAAGGATGTGTAGGTagactagggctgtcaaaattgctcaaaaatgacgttcgaatagtccttctaaaaataactcataggtttgaaccattcaaaaaaaaaatttttccgcattatgtccacaagagggcaaactaatacaaggaaacatacttgtattaatacaaggaaacataactacgcGTAGgtatatttatttcaacataaacatctttgaaaacatttacatacctacacattaaaagacataaaacaattatctataacattacgttataaaggACCGCTGACCTCTCTCTCGCCCCCActctctgacccgtcaggccacactgcctgcggaagcgctgcgaatagcctcgaagcgcagccagtttcctttcggcacccatgttaaccgattgtgtcatccacaccgtcTGCGCCGTGCCGCGCAGCTCCATGGCCGACTCGCACCCTGCAGCAAccatttcggcgtctggtctattttctgcgcaaGCCGCGAGCGAATAtgtcaagccgggtgacagagacaacagctgggagcagaaccgcttgtcgaccagcgtggagaaatgtgcgtctgatgtgaacggaagtgctccggctcgcgcgagaatttcggtgcgctgcgcttcgcagcacttctgcgggcggtgtggcctatgcagtgcgttcagtgcagcggccTAGGCCAACGcacactcgcaaagaggacagctgccataatgttttttttccatccacaatcgaatatcaattttcacattcgaaggtccatttttttttccaaattcgaatttaaattcgaatttagaatattcttTGACAGCCCTAAGGTAGACACACTCGGACTGCCACTCGGGGTGGGggctgaacaaaaaaaaaaagtccaaaaaagttaataacttaaaaattatggtgaaaaggtagtttcttgcaaccctagaattaagataaaaatattcacaaactaaaaacacttctggttgctgataagtagtgtttaacttttgatttaacactaaaatttAAAACCCTCTGcgcgcactgcagcgcaagcagacagatgcgcaactcagagcagcatgtgtcactgacaccagactcagagcgcagcggaccggtggaaaatgtcaccattagcatattattttacatcaataaaatctattttatcattattttgagtcacattgttgaaagaatttagccgtctgtgttcaagcaggataataggtctccattcattgcattTGGGTgttctatttccttgtcggagatgttttcttttttaataaccaaccaaaaacaatcaatcaattaaaaacacaaactggaacTGGAACATGAAATCTTATATGCCTAACAGACATTGCTTCTCGTTCTTTGAATTTACATATggctaaaggggaaaaaatcaaCCGTAAACGGACAGCATGATtagtgttgcgttcaaggtcccccaaaaaaatggggaaaaaaaggctgaatattcgaaaaaaaaaaaatttcacactCAAATCCCGTGCCATCAACTGAAGCTTTGAAGCTTCGAcgcttcgaattttttgggtcagccctaaatTCCACATGTAAGGGCCAAGCcataaggttgttgttttcagcaagtTGGCCTTGAATAGTTGATGTTGAGCTGTAGAGCTGTATTACTTGTTATGACCTaaggtgtattttaataaacctgcctttggtttaatttattctttcaaaCTTTATTCCTTCTCATTttatctgagttctgttgtatgtttgtgcgccatagatttaattgcagactacaactgtttagtaagttaaagatgcgttgctgctaacgacagcttgaagtggcgatgaggtcttaaggttttttggaaggtcttaaaaaagtcttaaaaaggtattgaaattaacctcaggattcctgcatatagCCTGATATAAATACTACACTGAAGCTTGTCCAGTTCCAGTCCTTTTACACTTTACATATTATAGTCGTGTGCACACACCTGTTATCAAGACTTCAAATCAATGAAACAGTTAAACAAAAGTTGTTGGGTTAACAAGTTATGATTCTACAAATGCATACACAACCTTTCTCCCTACTTTGAGCACCACCTAAGCACAAACTGAAAGTAGAAATACATAATGTAGTATTTTAACCTCTTTAAAACGTACCTCTAGCGGACAGCTGCAGGAGATTGTATTTTGCATGATCCTGTTTAAATACATCTAAGATAAAAACCATCATAGCTAGAGTATTCATTCTTTTTGGTGCAGAAAGGTCCGTGATCGCTTTCTACCCGGCCCCTTTCTCATcatacagcagtgtttcccccacCATTATATTGCCCCGTTCCCACCATTATATTGCCCTCGTTCCCTTTCTTGGGAACGAGTTCTTCCCCGCTCGCTGCCATGATGTTTGTGTATCAAGCACGCAGGGGGGAAgggtgagcccactctgaactacgggAGCCCAGCGGGGAGCGTCGGTGGCGGATGTTAAAgagaaactcgattttcattaaaacaaatcaaccTAACCTATAATTttcgaattaatcgataaaatcgatttatcgcccagccctagcttCTATCCTCCCTGTCATCGAATCATGACCTTATGTAACCTGACTTTATATGCCATGCAAATGTGATATTTTGCAGTAATTACGCCAGAATTTCCCCATAATGGCAACGGGAGGTCGTTGTTCAATCTGACATAAAATCCATAATAGCTAGAGCATTCATTCTTCTTGTAGCAGAAAGCGAAGGCTTCTGTTTTTCCCGACATTACCTTATGATACCTTATCTTATATGTGGCGCAAACACATTTCGCCAGAATTTCCCCAGGAATTTTCCTATAATAGCTGCAGGAGATTGTTGTTTGCACAATCCTGTGTTAGCTTGTACTGGTATCATTGTGCTACGCTACGCACGCTAGCATCAAGGAATGAATGATACATTTATCACAATGCTATTTTACTCTGTtcataaaaatgagcatatctcaaaactaaataatgtacatattataaataatttatggagtgttaagaaatattttcCTTGTGTCTCTATGTCTAAAatcatttggattttttttttgtattaattttgtaaaatctgatggAAAAACATATccaatttttgtattttttatgacattttcaataCTTTTATCAATTATTCTAGTTTATTGACTCATAAACCTTTTGCTTCAGTTGTACGGACATCtcaataagcaaaaataccagtGTAGGCACTGACAGACCATTTCtattgcagagttcaaagggttaaacatGTTTGCCATAGAATACCAAAATTATCATAGTATACGTATACCATAGTGTGAAATGGATGTCAACAGCTTGTATAGTGTTCTTATTTTAACTGTTTCTTCTCCAGGTTAACATTACAGCAGCTGCaaagttttatatttttccagcagttttaaagaggcaacagatttttttttttttttgcttggcgccacctagtgtcagtggtgttgcgtcgcactgtcgcaacgaccaaattgaccgtggggatcagagataatcaataatatgactctattagactctctaaattaaataaaatgtaggctgtaaagccaccagtatacctctctatatatgtagaatgagaaggtgtgtggactaaataaatgagtaaagagaccgagcaacaattatcagatttatctgaagataaaacaaatagtgatgcaaataattataccagaatgcacagtaccagtgcaaacagctcacagttaattataccaatatgtataGTATcaatacaaacaacagtagacacagtggaattataccaatatgcacatgtaaacagtcctgattctagaataaacggtaccgtatggaaacgatgcagccggttggagctcaaattgaatgggaaatgTAACTTAGCTGGGCAGTGTCCGTTGATAGCTctctccgtgagaagagaacagaaggaagggaggggggtatcactgtccgagggctgccgtagaatggcaacaaggatgtcagccgaccaacacttgCTACCcagtccctggttgcggcgatttgcgatgctggccagctaggaattaactagcagccagtacagtacagtcctctcttgtctagctaacatttagccgtattacttactgatccattagaaagaaagctagctggacatcggttttgaagcctctttggtcacggagctccctccatctcttgaacacctgactgaggcttactcttgtttttcctcttcttttatcactctcctttttgtgcatcctcgcctcctcagaggagcttgttttcttttgggaggccgttttttacttgtctccaaactttgtccgtctgccattgtgctcgtgactcaactatctcatacccaactcctcataaggaccagctccagtccctgattggttGACCAACCAATgtcgcaatacatgacgcgtttcctgccgtaaagcagatttttttccgcgaaatttcggcaccggtggcagaagataattgcaaagattgcaaagccactaagtaacctatgtaaatgctgatagtctgattttactgtggccactaccctatgcaacccacattattttcataatgatatatttaggaaaaaatgctatctgttgcctctttaagtttgaagctataatttttttttcatcaaggCAAATCTTGGATAAACAATTTTAACCTGTAGTACCACCAAGAATgatctgccaaaaaaaaaaaaaaaaagtttgaagaAATGCGTAAAAGTTTTACCATGGTCCAGAGCCCAGTTTTGGTTAGGTATGCTCTTTCTTCAATTTTGATTCAGTAGCATTTCCTACCTTTTAAACAGCAGCTTGGCTGAATTGTGTTGCTGTGCAGGAATTTCTAATTTCCTCATAGTGTCATATCAGGTTTCAGTAACGTCTGTAGAGACAATATTTTCCATCTTTTTGATGTCATTGTGTGAAACTACACACCAGTAGGACAAACACCCACACTCATGGGTATTATATTATTTCACTTGCACTGTTTCTTTattagaaatgtttttattgttataatCATCCCATTTTCATACTGCCTGACACAaagtaaagaaattcatcacaATAGCTCCATGTCAAATGTCACGTCTCTGAGGCTTAAGATGTTGAATTTAGGTCCCGAGTCAGTCTTCCCTCAAAAGGTCGGGAGAAATGTATCACTGAAAGTTtcaaaacagcagcagtagttGCAGGGCTATTGTATTGCTTCACATTATATTGTACAGGTGTTGCCTTTGTTTCCACCCTTTGAACCAATAAAAGTTAAACAAATGTAAGATCATAATCAAAGATCAGTGATGAGCTGCCATAAATAGCTTTATGGCTTTGGACTCAACAGTCTAATGTGCAGTTTCTTCATCTTTGTCCTataatctgtttttctttttaagctCTGATGTAGCTGTACACCTGCTGTAGTTGTTTCCTGTAAGTCCAAGGAATCATTGTTTTCTTCAGTGAGTGTTAATTTCTGTCTCAAAAGTCAGGCACGATACTTCTCTTGCATTGCCAACTTTATATGTTAATCTTGATTAGAAATGGATGCTATTTAAAGGACAGGAATGTGGTTGGATATATGAATACAAACAGCAAGTCCAAGAGATATTTATAGAATAAGGAAACAAAGTCGATTTAGCTTGATTTATGTGGATGAGTGTAGAGTGTATAGTTTTGCTGTCACACTTAAAATATTTACGGCCTTCTTCTAGTGTTTCCTGGAAAATCAATTTTTCGAGCGAGAGCTGTCAAGTGTCAGCTTAGGCCAGAGATATATCTCGTTTGACCACATGCTTGTTTGCCTGTGACAGCTGCCTCAGGTATCCTGCATCTGTTTGGAGctttggttgtgtgtgtcagAAATCAATGCAACGCATCCAGAAAATGCAGTATGCATATGAACGGTAGAGGCAGTATTGGTAGAAAGATAGAATCATACTGGCTACTGTCATAGTGGGCCTTATTCAGAAACAGTGCAtacgcacaaatctgtgcttaaaaCATGTATACAAACGTTTTTGTAGAAATCTGGGATTCAGTGTTTTCTAATCTGAATTTGCTCCTTCTCTGCGAACACAAttagaactgcctcagaccatgTGTACTCACAAATGATAGGCTTAGCTGTCTCAGAAGATGTAAACTTACACCTTTTAACTAAATGCCTAACGTATTAAAACTGTAATTATTTATAAAGGCTTCGATAGACAGTATTTAAAACTTTAGCTCACGGTACAGGTGGGATGTTTCCAGCACTGCTGGCACAGGggcaacacaagcacacactccTCACACCACGGTGACACAGAAC belongs to Epinephelus lanceolatus isolate andai-2023 chromosome 24, ASM4190304v1, whole genome shotgun sequence and includes:
- the pspc1 gene encoding paraspeckle component 1 isoform X2; translated protein: MASRNMQQANMQSSNSPQPAKRGTDSPAPEQSPANKDSPAPPQQQQSPAAEQTEGAGESNEEARAEMTLDITNFRKPGEKTFTQRSRLFVGNLPLDIPEDEFKNMFAKYGNISEVFINRDRGFGFIRLETRTLAEIAKAELDGTILNNRPMRVRFATHGAALTVRNLLPAVTNELLEQAFSQFGPVERAIVVTDDRGRSTGRGLVEFANKASARKALERCTEGALLLTTTPCPAIVEPSEHFDDEDGQPEKLLQKTPKYYKEREHKPRFAQPGTFEFEYSSRWKALHEMEKQQREQVDKNIKEAKEKLEAELESAKHEHQLMLMRQDLMRRQEELRRLEELRNQELQRRKQIEMRHEEERRRREEEMMRHREQEDLRRHPDGFKPNYLDNVLLVSCLQ
- the pspc1 gene encoding paraspeckle component 1 isoform X1, with amino-acid sequence MASRNMQQANMQSSNSPQPAKRGTDSPAPEQSPANKDSPAPPQQQQSPAAEQTEGAGESNEEARAEMTLDITNFRKPGEKTFTQRSRLFVGNLPLDIPEDEFKNMFAKYGNISEVFINRDRGFGFIRLETRTLAEIAKAELDGTILNNRPMRVRFATHGAALTVRNLLPAVTNELLEQAFSQFGPVERAIVVTDDRGRSTGRGLVEFANKASARKALERCTEGALLLTTTPCPAIVEPSEHFDDEDGQPEKLLQKTPKYYKEREHKPRFAQPGTFEFEYSSRWKALHEMEKQQREQVDKNIKEAKEKLEAELESAKHEHQLMLMRQDLMRRQEELRRLEELRNQELQRRKQIEMRHEEERRRREEEMMRHREQEDLRRHPDGFKPNYLDNREQEMRVGELGPRGAINMGDGFNQGSPGPSGNQGQMMGMSGRGGAIGQEGTANMGTPLMSENGAMIPQRNDRYPQGGSMGGRPEVESPKQQQQQQQQQQQQQQQPLGPQAGPAPGFGRGSPVGGVFDGPNNKRRRY